CGTTCGTGTTCCGTGCGAGAACGTCCAGCAACTGGTTTATCTTATCGGAATATTCGTTCGTCTCCCATTCGACATATCCATCGACCACACGCGACACATCACGATTGTAGTTGCCCGCTTTTCCGTCGAATTCGAGGCCGAATGGGGGGTCAGTGATCGCAATATCGGCGTCTACATCAGACCATTCTTCCATATCCTGCAGTTCGTAAACGAGGTCCCCACGAGATTTCGCGGAAGAGACATCACTCATGCCACACAGTTACGAGATGGGGGGATAAATCTGTTTTCGAATCTCTCGACGGCCTAATATCCGATGATTCATCATAATATACACTATAACTTTTATTCTGCACAAATATGGGGAGTCCGATCACAGTGTCCCACGCAATCGTTCAATGGAAAAAGCAAGGACGATCCCTCGGAACCACTAGGCCTGCACTTGCACGGCGTCAGCGAGCGCTTCACTGCCGAATGTGTGGTTTCGGCCGTCGATCTACGGGCCGCGAGATGCGGATATGCTCATCACGCTGGAGAGGATCGACGGCAGCGGCAAAACGAGCGCCTGGGAGGCGCTCCGGAGAGCCGAGTTTGGCGTCGAGACGTTCACGCTCGAACCGACCGACTCGTGGTACGGCGATGCAGTCGCCCGTTCGATCGGCGTGATGTCGTTGAAACCGTCCGTGAACGACTCTGATTGGCTCTGCATGTTTCATACTGTCGGCTGTAACAAACTGAAGGAGTTCGCCACCCCGGGTGGCGAATATCTTTACGAACTTACAGCCGACAGTATCAGCCGGGATACCGTGTGAAGTACCTCGGGGACAAGCCCCGAGGCTTCCCTGTTTAGGGCCGCATCGCACCGGCAAGGGAATGTAATTCCCCTCGACCCATTCGTCTTTAGCTAAGACTCACACCTCGGTTGCGTGGCGGTAGCGAGCGTCTCTTGTAAGATCGGTCGTTGCTGGTGGATCTTCTGTGCGTCTTCGATCAGCCGCTCCAACAGCGGCGGTGGCGAGTAGCCAAGGTACTCACCGAGTTCGTGGAGGATGAGCTGGGCGTGCGACCGGAAGGTCGCCGCCCAGCGTTCCGGCGGAAACACGATCTCATCGTCAGCCTGCTCGGTGACCAGATCCAACAGCTCACGACTCACCAGCAGTGACAGCAACGCCGCATACAGCAGAATCTCCACGACATCCGGGTCGCTTGTGTCGAATTCATCCAGTTCGTACTGTGTCTTCAGCTCACGGAACAACGTTTCTACTTCCCAGCGACACCGATACAGCGTTGCTAGATCTGCCGGGAGAAACTCCTCTCTCGGCAGATTCGTGATGTAGAGATGGTAGTCGTCGGCGTCCTCGTCGCGGACGCCGACGACGCGGAACCGCTTCGTATCCAGCGAGCGCGTCCCTTCGTACGGTCCTCGCTTGAACTCCGCCTCGACCTCTACGTCGATGTACTTCCGCGAGAGGTCATCGACCACATCGTGGATCTGCTTGCCCTCCAAGGGAATGGCGCGCCCGCGCCATTCCCGTAATTCCTCTGTTATCACCGGGTTCGCGCTCTTCTTCAGCCGACTCACGAAGTAGCCGTCGTTCTCGTCGATTAACGCGAAGCGGCGGTACTTGAAGTACGCTAGATCGAGCAAAACGAGCCGTCCTTGCAGCCACGAACCTGTATTGAACAACGTGCTGTCGTGCGTTTTCTCGTCTGTTACGTCGATCCGTTCAATTGTCTTGTCGGTGGCGTTATGGAGCAGGTGGAGCGTCGCTCCAGCCTGCTCCTCGTGACGGGCTTGGAACTCATCAGAGAGGAACTCGTGGAGCCGCAACACCGTTCCATCAGCAATCATCACGTCCCTGAATCGGTCGATATCAGCGTCAACAGCGTCGGGAACAGCGACCTCGTCGAGACCGCGCTCAACGAGGTCGCGGAGGTACTCCGCCAGCGTCGGTGTCAACCGGTGATAGAAGCCACCGGGCGAGATCGTTTCGTCAGCTGTGGAGTTGTAGCTGCGTCTGAACCCAGCGAGTGTTCGGCTCTCGCCTGCGGCGAAGCCGAACACGAGCGCCCACACGAGGACTGGAACCTGGAGTTTTCCCTCTCGTTCGACCACGCCGAGTTCCTCGGCGTGCTCTTCGAGGAACTCGGAGGGAAACAGTGTAGTGAGCCGACGCATAACTCTCGATGAGGAGGTTTTAGTGTGCACAACCGACACCTCCTCATTCCTCTCGAAAAGAAGCCTCGATAAGCTACTGCTGTACTGCGGTTCTTCTCTTAGCTAAAGACGGATGCCCCTCGACCTTCCCAGATGGGTCGGCTGGAATTAACACCCGAACACGCCGATGTGTCCGTGAGGGCCTGGACCTCCACCAGCCCACGACAACTCCCGTCTCACGCCCAATGGACGGTCTTGAGAGGAGTCGCATTTCCACACTACCGAACGGCCAGCAAAGGAATTGAGATGTTCAATTCCATATTTTGAGGGTTGTTCTCTGGCCGTTACAGCTCTATTTGTCGCCAAGGGTATTAAATATCGCCTTACCGGGGTGAAAGTGAAAGTGAGCGTACGGCCTTCACCCTCGGGGTCAAGTGGTTCGAGAATCCCCGATTCTCGTCATCTGCTCACGGCGCTTGCGCCGTTCGCAGGTTCGTGGGACTTCGTCCCACGCCCATCACGGAAATCTTCGATTTCCGTACGACCCCGAGGCACTCGGCCTGCTCCGCCTGTAGAGGACAGTGACGGCCGATGCGACCGATAACGGATTTCGGGAGTCTCTGAACGTGCAGAGTAAGGTATTATGCAGTGCCGGGTCGACATCCAGTCGTCATGCACTCTCTCGGCGAGTACTTCGACGAGTTCACCCACCGAGACTGGCAGACTCTCGATCCAACTGCCGTCGACGACACAGTCAGACTTGCAGTCGTCGGCCTCGGCTGGTTCACCCGCGAGTGGGCACTTCCAGGTATCGAGCGCTCGGGGTTCACCGAGGCGACTGTTGCAATCGACATCGACTCAGATGCCGTGGCCACTGTCGCGAACGAGCACGATCTCATAGGACTCACGCCCGAAGAATTCCGTAATGGGGTGGCCAGCGAGGCGTACGACGCGGTCTACGTCGCGACGCCGAACGCGAACCATCTCGAATATGCCGAAATCGCAGCCGATCAGGGCACTGCTCTCCTCTGTGAGAAGCCGCTGGAGGCATCTCTTGACCGAGCGAGGCGCCTCGTGACCGCTTGCAACGACGCTGATATCCCCCTGATGGTGGGATATCGGATGCAGACCGACCCCGCAGTGCGTCGTCTCAAAGAACTGCTCCGCGAGGATTTCATCGGTGATGTCCTCCACATTCACGGCACCATGTCACAGATGATGCTCGGAGAGTTGAGCGAGGAGACCGATCAGTGGCGATTGGACCCCGACCTCTCGGGCGGGTGTGCACTCATGGACCTCGGCATCTACCCACTCAACACGACGCGGTTCATCCTTGACGCCGACCCGACGGAAGTGTACGGTCACACACGCTCGGAGCATGACCCCTTCGAAGAGGTCGACGAACACGCCACCTTCCAGTTGCGATTCCCCGATGACGTTCGCGCGCTCTGTTCAGTGAGTCAGAACGCACAGCACGCCAGCCGACTTGAGATTACTGGCACCGACGGACAACTCATACTCGATCCCGCGTTCTACGAGCGGGAAGCCCGCGAACTCACACTCGTCCGCGATGGCGTCGAGTCGGAAATCGAATTCGATCCCGTCCATCAACTCGAAGAGGAGTTCGCGTACTTCGGCCATCACCTGCTGACCGACACCAATTTTGTCCCCGATGGCGAGCATGCACTGGCCGACATGCGCATCCTCGATGCGGTGTACGAGTCCGCAGCCACCGGCATTCCCATAGCCGTCGAGTGACCGTCGTGTTCAGACTCATAGTGACTCGTCCGTGTGCGAAGGGAGCCGAGTCATGGGCGTTACAGCCCGGATGCCGCGCTGGGCGGCCCTCAGTGGCCGGCTGAGGCCCTCCGTGAGCGACTGCTATCGCCGGACAGCGACCGCACCGCATCACTATCAGGAATCGTCGGGTTCCAGCGATTCGAACAGCTCCAGAAAGTCCTTTTCAGCCGTCCCGCCTTCGACCGAGTAGGCGACTGTCGTGTCAGTCGTTTCCCGTCGATCGCGTCCGTGACCGTTATGCTGCTCGTGTACTCGCCCGCAGCGGCGTCGGTCGAGAGCGTCACATTCCAGAACAGGTAGATCTCCGAGACGGACTCGTTCGAGCCGATCGGCCGGGTTATGTCGTCGGACAGCGTGTCGATCGTCGTACCGTCCCCGTTACATCCTGCAACGAGCATCGCAACGGTGTGGCCACCTGCTGTGAGCAGTTGTCGCCGTGTTTGAGACGCCATATGTGTTATTTTATAATATTTCGTATGTATCCACTGCCAGACTATGGGGGATTTCAAAATCAGATCAGTCACTCGAATCGGTAACACCGACGTCACTGGGCCGCTTTTCAGGCCAGCGGACGTACGAAGAGTCATAATGAACATGCTCGTCGACGGCGAGTGGCGGACAGACGTCTACCGGACGACCAACGAGGACGGAGAGTTCGAGCGCCAGGAGACGGCGTTCCGTGACTGGGTCCGCGACGACCCCGACGCGCGGTTCCAGCCGGAGGCCGGCCGGTATCACCTGTACGTCTCGTATGCCTGCCCGTGGGCCCACCGGACACTGATCGCGCGGAAACTGCTCGGACTCGAGGACGCCATCAGCGTCGACGTGGTCGATCCTTACCGCGGAGAGGACGGCTGGCAGTTCACGCCCGAAAAGGACGGCTGTACCGAGGACTCGCTGTACGGCTCGGACTATCTTCGGGAACTGTACGTGAGAGCCGACCCCGAGACGGCCGGTCGGGTGACCGTCCCCGTGCTCTGGGACACACAGACGGAGACGATCGTCAACAACGAGTCCAGAGAGATCCTGCGGATGCTCGATACCGAGTTCGACGACGTCGCGGACCGTGACGTCGACCTCTACCCGAAGGGGTATCGCGAGGAGGTCGACCGGATCATCGACGAGATCTACGAACCGATCAATAACGGCGTTTACCGCGCCGGATTCGCCGACTCACAGGCCGCCTACGATCGGGCTGTCGAGGAGCTGTTCGACGCCCTCGACCACTGGGACTCGGTACTTGCCGACCAGCGCTATCTCGCCGGCGACCGCCTGACTGAAGCCGATGTCTGTCTGTTCACGACGCTCGTCCGTTTCGACGAAGTCTATCACACGCATTTCATGTGCAATCACCGACTGATTCGGGAATACGACGATCTCTGGCCGTATCTTCGGGACGTGTATACGACCGGGAATATATCCGAGACAGTATACATGGACCACATCAAGGAACACTACTACACGACCCACCCCGACGTCAGCCCGAAGCGGATCGTCCCGAAAGGCCCCGATCCGGATTTCGAGAAGCCCCACGACCGGGACGAACTGCCGGGCGAGCCGCCGTCGAGACAGTCGCGCTAGCCCAGTAGCGCAAAGGCCATCAGCAGCCCGAAGTACAGCACCACGAGCACGCCGACGGCGGCGATCCGGTAGCGCCTGAGCGGCTCGGCTTCGGCCTCGTAGGCGGACTCGAAAGCGTCCCGTTCGGCTTCGTCGAGACGATCGGGATGGTCGAGCCCGCGATGTAACGCGAGCAGCCGCCGTTCCGGAAACGGTCGTCCACAGTCGGGACACTCATAGACCGGCTCTCCGGGCGGGACGTCGTACGTTTCACTGGTCATATCAGAGGAACGGTGGTTCGATAGTCGGTTGCGAGACGATGAACAGGCTCGAGATCGTATAGAGGACCATCACGACAGTGTAGGGGTACTGGCTGCGGATCGCCTGCAGCCGTCCGGGGAAGCTGTCGAACGCGACCGCGTGGGCGGTCCAGATAGCCAGGACGTGTCCGAGCAACACGCTCGCCAGCGCGACGGCGTCGAACCACCCGGGCAGGGCGAGCACCGGAACAGTCTCGCGAAGCGCCAGCGGCGTCGCCGCGGTCGCGATCAGTGACGGGGCCAGCGACAGGAAGTACTCGAGGTAGTGTGCGAGGTGATACCCGGCGGCGATCGCGAGCAGCGGCGGGGCGAACCGGCGGGCGAGCGTCGCCGTCGAGAGGTAGGTCCCGGCGAGCTGTCGGCTGTAGCGCGTCCCGAGCAGGTAGACACCGACGAACAGCAGATACCCGGCCACCAGTACGACGAGATACAGCACGAGCGGCGGGACGCCGGCCTCGACGATCGGGGCCACGGCCGACTCCCAGGCCGGCGTCGCGACGAACCCGTCGTAGGTCGTCGCCCACACCAGCGCGATCACGAACCCGACCTCGTCGAACCCGTCGACCAGCCGCGTCTCCGCGAGCGCGGTCCCGGGCAGCCGGAGCCTGATCGAACCGCCCTCGCGAGCCAGCGGCGCGAGTCGTCCGTAGTACCGGAAGACGCGGGCGATCGGATCGACCGTCTCGAACCACCTGTCCGGGCCGTAAGCGATCGCGCCCGACAGAGTGACGGCCGTGTATCCGGCGACGACGGCCGCGAGCGTCCGCGGGTCGCCGGCGACCGGGCTGACGACCTCGATCCAGATCAGCGCGAGCAGGCCGACGACGCTCGGCCACGCGCCGAGTCGGTCCGGGTAGAGCCGGTCTAGCGACGAGAGCGAGTCCGCGACTGTCCGCCAGGGATTGAGGGCGGGCCAGACGGAGCCAACGAGATACGTCGACATCGTGAACCCGGCCCACCAGCCGACCCACACCAGCAGGACCGCCGCGTTCGAAGCGCCGCGTTGCGGGCCGACGACGCCGACGACGAACACCCAGAGCAACCCGACGACGCCGACGAGGGACAGGACCGATCCCAGTCGCGATGCACCGGGGACCGGAGCCCGTCGTCGCCACTCGTGGACCGCGGCAATGAGCGCGCGGTCGGTGACCAGCGAGGCGAGCAGAAACGACGCGCCGATCGCCGCGCCACCGGTCACCAGAAACAGCCACGTCGGGACGGCGACGGCCTCGCGGCCGCCACCTCCGAGCGCCGCGCCGTGTGCCGCGACCGATCCGGTCGCAACGACGGCCAGCCCGAGCAGGCCGGCGACTCGACCGTATCGACGGTGACACCGACGGCGACCCATATGCCTCACGGTTGGGTGCCCCGCTGGTGAATAGCTTCCGGACCGGAATATGAGCAAACACCCCCGTATTCAGGGAGGTTTTAATATCCGGCCCGCTACGGGTGGGTATGAGCACCGCAGATTCCGAGGACCACGGAGGACACCACCTCCCCGCAGTCGAGGACTGGCCCCGCGGATTCGGCGAGGCGAGCTGGTGGCCCTTCGTCACGGCCGTCGGCGGAGCGTTGGTCTACGTCGGCGTAGCGCTTGTCATCTGGAGCAGCAGTTCGAACCCGACGCTGACGACGGTCGGCGGGACGGCGGTCACGCTACGGGTCGCCGCCGGTGGCGTCCTCTCGACGAGCGTCCTGCTGTTGCTCGGCGGGATCTACGGCTGGCTATATCACGCGTTCGTGGCTACCTATTGGGAACACGGTACCGAACAGCGAAGCAGCAGTTCGCTCCGGTTCGGGATGGTGCTGTTTCTCGGCTCGGAGATCGCGACGTTCGGCGCCGGTTTCGTCTACTACTTCTTCATCCGGTCCGGCGCCTGGAGCACGGACGCGTTCCCCGAGTTGCTCGGCAGCCTGGTGTTGATCAACACTGCCATCCTGCTGGCGAGTAGCGTGACACTGCACTTCGCCCACGTCGCGCTACGGAACGGCAACCGCCGGCGGTACGTCCGCCTGCTCGGGCTCACGCTCCTGCTCGGACTGATCTTCATCGGCGGCCAGGCTTACGAGTACTATGAGTTCATCGTTCACAAGGGCTTCACGGTTCAGGGCGGGGCCTTCAACAGCGCGTTCTACGGGCTGACTGGACTCCACGGGGCGCACGTCTCGCTGGGCGCGCTCCTGCTCGGGATCGTCTTCGTCCGTAGCCTCATGGGCCAATACACCCAGGACCGCCACACGTCCGTCAGCACCGTCTCGATGTACTGGCACTTCGTCGACCTGGTGTGGGTCTTCCTCGTCGTCTCGCTGTACGTCGGTGCTGAACTCTGATCAGTCGAGGTCCGGGTTATCTGAAGGGTATCTCTGATCGGTACCAAAACTATTTTATAGGATTCTGGTGTGGTATCGAGGCGAGGGATAGTGTCGCACGCGGGGGAAAGGATCACCGACCGCACCGGGGGAGACAGGCCGTCGACCCACCTGGGGGGGCTGTTTGGGGGTGGCACCGACGGAAAACGACGATCCGCGGTCGGCTGTGGCCCCGCGCCAGCTTCCTGGCGCACTATCCCGGTTCTCTCTCGACTGATTCATCGTGAGCCTCGCACGGGGTGTTATCGCGACGATGATACGATATAGGGCAGTCGATACGGTACCGATTTGCCGGTGTGACTGCACGATGGCGTGCGGTCAACCCGGAACGGACAGACACTATCAGTCCGCTGCGGCATCGCTGATCCCCGAGTTCTCGATCCAGAGATCGCCGAAGAGGTCGTCCTGCGAGAGCAGGACTTCGCCCCGATGGGACAGAAAGAGCAGTCCCAGAAACGTCTCGACGCGGGAGCCCCCGACGTCGCTGATCTCGCGATAGAGCACCTCCGACCGACCGGCCTCGTACTGCTCGGCGAGCGCCTGTTCGACGCTGTCGATTATTTCGTCGATGTTTTCGGCGTGGGCCGTTCCCGTCACTTCGGCCGCCGTCGGCTCCTCGTCCATGCGGAGGTCGTCGGCGCTCCGGTAGTCGAGTTGCTGGGTCCCGCGCTGGTAGCCCTGCGGCGAGTCGCTGGTGTCGTACTCGCGGGACTCTTTCCACCAAGAGTCGCGTTCGGCGTCGCGCAGTTCGTGGACGAGTTCGTCCAGCGTCCGGGGCATCCCGCGAGCGCGCTTGCGTTCGAGCCGGCGGTCGATCTCCGCGTCGAGCTGGTCGAAGGGATCGACGCCCAGTTCCTCCTCGCCCAGCGGCTCGACCCAGGGTTCGTCGTCGTCCGGTTCCTCTCGGCCGTCGTCGCCGTCCAGCAGGGCGTCGCTTTTCATGCGCACGAGGACGCTCGCGTAGAACAGCGCCCGGCCCGAGGTCCGCAGGTCGGCCGACTCGAGCGCGTCGAGGAACTTGTCGGTCACCCGGACGACGTCGATGTCCCAGGGATCGATCTCGCCGTCCTCGGCCAGCTGGACCAGCACCTCGACCGGTTCGATGTCGCTATCAGCGGCGTCCGGGCCGGCTGGCCCGCCGCTGTCCGGTTCGCCACCTGCGACGACGCTCGTGCCGCCGTCGGGCAGACTCCGCTCGTCGTCCCGTGTCTCGTGGCCCGCGATGTCCAGTGGAATCTCCTCGCTAGTCATGACTCACCTCCGACGTTCGAGACGCTCGACTGTCGGAGACGCTCACTGCCGTTCGCGTCTCCCTGCTCGCGGGTCGATCCGCTCGCGGGTCGATTCTCTCCCCGCTCGCGTTCGAGGATCTTCACTTCGTTCAGATCCTCGCTAGTCTCGCGGGTCACTCCGTTCCCCGCTCGACTGTCGGAGACGCTCACTGCCGTTCGCGTCTCCCTAGTCATCGGCAGGAACACCTCCAGCACTCAGGTCGATCCCGGTGACCGCCGAGACGTTGTCCTGTTGCATGGTGACGCCGATCGCCCGCTCGGAACGTTCGAGCAGTGCCGAGCGATGGGAGACGACGACGAACTGGGCGTCGCCGGCGAGTTCGTCGACCATCTCGCCGACGCGCTCGGCGTTCGCCGCGTCGAGGAACGCGTCGATCTCGTCGAGCG
This window of the Halapricum desulfuricans genome carries:
- a CDS encoding glutathione S-transferase family protein — its product is MNMLVDGEWRTDVYRTTNEDGEFERQETAFRDWVRDDPDARFQPEAGRYHLYVSYACPWAHRTLIARKLLGLEDAISVDVVDPYRGEDGWQFTPEKDGCTEDSLYGSDYLRELYVRADPETAGRVTVPVLWDTQTETIVNNESREILRMLDTEFDDVADRDVDLYPKGYREEVDRIIDEIYEPINNGVYRAGFADSQAAYDRAVEELFDALDHWDSVLADQRYLAGDRLTEADVCLFTTLVRFDEVYHTHFMCNHRLIREYDDLWPYLRDVYTTGNISETVYMDHIKEHYYTTHPDVSPKRIVPKGPDPDFEKPHDRDELPGEPPSRQSR
- a CDS encoding IS4 family transposase, with the translated sequence MRRLTTLFPSEFLEEHAEELGVVEREGKLQVPVLVWALVFGFAAGESRTLAGFRRSYNSTADETISPGGFYHRLTPTLAEYLRDLVERGLDEVAVPDAVDADIDRFRDVMIADGTVLRLHEFLSDEFQARHEEQAGATLHLLHNATDKTIERIDVTDEKTHDSTLFNTGSWLQGRLVLLDLAYFKYRRFALIDENDGYFVSRLKKSANPVITEELREWRGRAIPLEGKQIHDVVDDLSRKYIDVEVEAEFKRGPYEGTRSLDTKRFRVVGVRDEDADDYHLYITNLPREEFLPADLATLYRCRWEVETLFRELKTQYELDEFDTSDPDVVEILLYAALLSLLVSRELLDLVTEQADDEIVFPPERWAATFRSHAQLILHELGEYLGYSPPPLLERLIEDAQKIHQQRPILQETLATATQPRCES
- a CDS encoding segregation and condensation protein A, with translation MTSEEIPLDIAGHETRDDERSLPDGGTSVVAGGEPDSGGPAGPDAADSDIEPVEVLVQLAEDGEIDPWDIDVVRVTDKFLDALESADLRTSGRALFYASVLVRMKSDALLDGDDGREEPDDDEPWVEPLGEEELGVDPFDQLDAEIDRRLERKRARGMPRTLDELVHELRDAERDSWWKESREYDTSDSPQGYQRGTQQLDYRSADDLRMDEEPTAAEVTGTAHAENIDEIIDSVEQALAEQYEAGRSEVLYREISDVGGSRVETFLGLLFLSHRGEVLLSQDDLFGDLWIENSGISDAAAD
- a CDS encoding C2H2-type zinc finger protein — protein: MTSETYDVPPGEPVYECPDCGRPFPERRLLALHRGLDHPDRLDEAERDAFESAYEAEAEPLRRYRIAAVGVLVVLYFGLLMAFALLG
- a CDS encoding cytochrome c oxidase subunit 3, yielding MSTADSEDHGGHHLPAVEDWPRGFGEASWWPFVTAVGGALVYVGVALVIWSSSSNPTLTTVGGTAVTLRVAAGGVLSTSVLLLLGGIYGWLYHAFVATYWEHGTEQRSSSSLRFGMVLFLGSEIATFGAGFVYYFFIRSGAWSTDAFPELLGSLVLINTAILLASSVTLHFAHVALRNGNRRRYVRLLGLTLLLGLIFIGGQAYEYYEFIVHKGFTVQGGAFNSAFYGLTGLHGAHVSLGALLLGIVFVRSLMGQYTQDRHTSVSTVSMYWHFVDLVWVFLVVSLYVGAEL
- the gfo6 gene encoding D-xylose 1-dehydrogenase Gfo6; protein product: MHSLGEYFDEFTHRDWQTLDPTAVDDTVRLAVVGLGWFTREWALPGIERSGFTEATVAIDIDSDAVATVANEHDLIGLTPEEFRNGVASEAYDAVYVATPNANHLEYAEIAADQGTALLCEKPLEASLDRARRLVTACNDADIPLMVGYRMQTDPAVRRLKELLREDFIGDVLHIHGTMSQMMLGELSEETDQWRLDPDLSGGCALMDLGIYPLNTTRFILDADPTEVYGHTRSEHDPFEEVDEHATFQLRFPDDVRALCSVSQNAQHASRLEITGTDGQLILDPAFYEREARELTLVRDGVESEIEFDPVHQLEEEFAYFGHHLLTDTNFVPDGEHALADMRILDAVYESAATGIPIAVE